A window of the Lysinibacillus irui genome harbors these coding sequences:
- a CDS encoding phosphatidate cytidylyltransferase, which produces MKQRIITAIIAAALFIPFVIYGKVPFTILVLAMAIVGFYEILKMKGISIFSVPGFLGLVTLILLVIPGNWSDKLVETIGYSSNLMVVYGLMMLLLIYVVLVKNKITFDEVGFILLGAFYVGLGFHYLIETRNVGLEYVVYCLLVVWTTDSGAYFVGRKLGKNKLWPEISPKKTIEGFIGGIVIAVIFAIGMQLIYPFANGYISLVFVTIFASIIGQMGDLVESAIKRHFDVKDSGNILPGHGGILDRFDSLLFVVPLLHFLHLFNN; this is translated from the coding sequence TTGAAACAACGAATTATCACGGCAATAATTGCAGCAGCACTTTTCATACCATTCGTTATTTATGGTAAAGTACCGTTCACAATTCTTGTGCTTGCAATGGCTATTGTTGGTTTTTATGAAATATTAAAAATGAAAGGTATCTCCATTTTTTCTGTACCAGGTTTCTTAGGTTTAGTAACCTTAATTTTGCTTGTCATTCCGGGGAACTGGAGTGACAAGCTTGTAGAGACAATTGGCTATTCGTCTAATTTAATGGTAGTCTATGGCTTAATGATGCTACTACTTATTTACGTGGTCCTTGTAAAAAATAAAATCACTTTCGACGAAGTTGGCTTTATTTTATTAGGTGCATTTTATGTAGGGTTAGGATTCCATTACTTAATTGAAACAAGAAATGTTGGATTAGAGTATGTTGTCTATTGTTTATTAGTTGTATGGACAACAGATTCAGGTGCCTATTTTGTAGGACGAAAACTAGGTAAAAATAAGTTATGGCCAGAAATCTCACCAAAGAAAACAATTGAAGGTTTTATAGGTGGCATTGTTATTGCAGTCATATTTGCAATTGGTATGCAACTTATCTATCCATTTGCAAATGGTTATATCTCACTTGTCTTTGTCACGATTTTTGCCTCCATTATTGGTCAAATGGGCGATCTGGTAGAATCGGCTATCAAGCGTCATTTTGATGTAAAGGATTCAGGTAATATTTTACCAGGGCATGGTGGAATTTTAGATCGCTTTGATAGTCTACTATTTGTCGTGCCTCTGCTCCATTTTTTACATTTGTTCAATAATTAA
- a CDS encoding amidohydrolase → MNSTFWLTNVRLETGYQIENGMVCKTNTACSHLLIKDGKIAEIVSADSRLHDDFPKNDMKQLLALPSFIEKHCHLDKTLLSDQWRAVTPANNIFERFEIEKEVLPTLHTTTQQRAEELLARYVQAGVTHVRTHVDLYPEVGLKNLEEVQKALNTFEGKLSYEIVAFPQHGLLRTKAANLVREALHMGVDLVGGVDPATVDGDIEASLQQMVELAVEGNVGIDLHLHDPDQLGTFTMKRLAQLTKEAGLQGKVAISHAFGLGDVSKAEAEEMADILCDAGITIVTSVPLRRKFPPVGLLHSKGVPVAIGCDNIFDVWSPFGNGDLLERAGRLAKSSGWGNERSLAQTLHFITGGKTPLNQAGEQVWPKVGDSANIVLVEASCSAEAIARRSRRMATIFNGNIVSNTI, encoded by the coding sequence AATTGAAAATGGAATGGTTTGCAAGACAAATACGGCTTGTTCTCATCTCTTAATCAAAGATGGAAAAATCGCAGAAATAGTTTCTGCTGATAGTCGATTACATGATGATTTCCCGAAAAACGATATGAAACAATTATTAGCACTACCTTCATTTATAGAAAAACATTGTCATCTGGACAAAACACTCTTAAGCGATCAATGGCGCGCAGTCACACCTGCTAACAATATTTTTGAACGCTTTGAGATTGAAAAAGAGGTGCTGCCAACATTGCACACAACCACACAACAACGTGCAGAGGAGCTACTGGCTCGTTATGTGCAAGCCGGCGTGACACATGTCCGTACGCATGTGGATTTATATCCTGAGGTAGGCTTGAAAAATTTAGAGGAAGTTCAAAAAGCTTTAAATACATTTGAAGGAAAGCTGTCCTATGAAATCGTTGCCTTTCCACAACATGGGCTCTTACGAACGAAGGCAGCAAATTTAGTAAGAGAGGCCCTCCATATGGGTGTCGACCTTGTAGGAGGGGTTGATCCTGCTACAGTTGATGGTGATATTGAAGCCTCTCTACAACAAATGGTGGAACTAGCTGTTGAAGGAAATGTAGGGATTGATTTGCATTTACATGATCCAGATCAACTGGGGACATTTACAATGAAACGATTAGCCCAATTGACTAAAGAAGCTGGTTTACAAGGCAAGGTAGCGATTAGTCATGCATTTGGATTAGGAGATGTTTCTAAAGCCGAGGCAGAAGAAATGGCAGATATTTTATGTGATGCGGGCATCACGATTGTGACAAGTGTTCCTTTACGTAGAAAATTCCCACCTGTTGGTTTATTACACAGTAAAGGAGTACCTGTTGCGATTGGTTGTGACAATATCTTTGATGTTTGGTCACCATTTGGTAATGGGGATTTATTAGAACGAGCAGGCCGTTTGGCAAAAAGTTCAGGATGGGGAAATGAGCGCTCATTAGCACAAACGCTCCATTTTATTACAGGAGGAAAAACACCGCTTAATCAAGCTGGCGAACAAGTATGGCCAAAAGTAGGAGATAGCGCAAACATAGTATTAGTTGAGGCTTCTTGCTCTGCTGAAGCAATAGCCCGCAGATCTCGCCGCATGGCCACTATTTTCAATGGTAATATTGTTTCCAATACAATTTAA
- a CDS encoding RNA polymerase subunit sigma: MSLKGVELQIAIPKTFEAGKIADQAQQQVSAQQAHANEALKKEVERKQKIVNTSEGMDEISEDEDAGGEYLKGIYKKKKKKRDQQEKQAKHPFKGNFVDFSG; encoded by the coding sequence ATGAGTTTAAAAGGTGTCGAATTGCAAATTGCTATTCCAAAAACATTTGAAGCTGGAAAAATCGCAGATCAGGCTCAGCAACAAGTATCAGCCCAACAAGCACATGCAAATGAAGCATTAAAAAAGGAAGTAGAACGCAAGCAGAAAATTGTCAATACATCAGAAGGTATGGACGAAATTAGTGAGGATGAAGATGCAGGTGGGGAATATTTAAAGGGTATTTATAAAAAGAAGAAAAAGAAACGGGATCAACAAGAAAAACAGGCAAAGCATCCGTTTAAAGGCAATTTCGTGGATTTCAGTGGATAG
- the rseP gene encoding RIP metalloprotease RseP, translating into MQTAIAFILIFGMLVFFHELGHFLFAKRAGILVREFAIGMGPKIYGKTHGETMYTIRLLPIGGYVRMAGEDMDGTELQPGYRIGLIVNEDNIVKKIIFNQNNKQLPDLLFLEVERADLEKDLFVEGYDEEERLVRYQVARDCVLVENGRELVIAPHDRQFNAKTVGQRAMTIFAGPLFNFILAFVIYLVIGLIHGVPTYEPIITEVVENDPAAQAGMLAGDKVTAINGQVVEKWQDLAAIVQDHPNEDIKVTVDRNGQSVNLNMTVKEVQQQDGEKYGQIGVRYESPREFNPLKAVVYGAQETYNMTVKIFELLGMLITGKFTIDALSGPVGIYKATEQVAQYGIMNLMNWAAMLSINLGIMNLLPLPALDGGRLLFFGFEALRGKPIDRQKEGIVHFVGIVLLMILMVVVTWNDIQRFFF; encoded by the coding sequence ATGCAAACAGCCATTGCATTTATATTAATATTTGGTATGCTCGTCTTCTTCCATGAACTTGGACATTTCTTATTCGCTAAACGTGCAGGTATCTTAGTACGTGAATTTGCCATCGGAATGGGTCCCAAAATTTATGGGAAAACGCATGGAGAAACAATGTATACTATTCGTTTATTGCCTATCGGAGGATACGTACGTATGGCCGGCGAGGATATGGATGGTACTGAATTACAGCCAGGCTACCGAATAGGACTCATTGTAAATGAGGATAATATTGTTAAAAAAATTATTTTCAATCAAAATAATAAGCAGCTACCAGATTTATTATTTTTAGAAGTTGAGCGTGCTGATTTAGAGAAGGACTTGTTTGTAGAGGGCTATGATGAAGAAGAGCGCCTAGTTCGCTATCAAGTAGCAAGAGATTGTGTTCTCGTGGAAAATGGTCGTGAACTGGTCATTGCACCGCATGATCGTCAGTTTAATGCAAAAACAGTTGGTCAACGAGCGATGACAATCTTTGCTGGTCCATTGTTTAACTTTATTTTGGCATTTGTTATTTACTTAGTGATTGGATTAATCCATGGTGTCCCAACATACGAGCCTATCATCACTGAAGTAGTTGAAAATGATCCTGCTGCACAGGCAGGAATGCTTGCAGGGGATAAAGTAACGGCCATTAATGGACAAGTTGTTGAAAAATGGCAGGATTTAGCTGCCATCGTTCAAGACCATCCGAACGAAGATATTAAGGTGACTGTTGATCGAAATGGACAATCCGTTAACTTGAATATGACAGTAAAAGAAGTCCAACAACAAGATGGCGAAAAATATGGACAAATTGGTGTTCGTTATGAAAGCCCAAGAGAATTTAATCCATTAAAAGCTGTTGTATATGGAGCTCAAGAAACTTATAATATGACCGTTAAAATTTTTGAACTGCTAGGTATGCTGATTACAGGTAAGTTTACCATTGATGCACTTTCAGGTCCGGTAGGTATTTATAAAGCAACTGAGCAAGTAGCCCAGTATGGTATTATGAACTTAATGAATTGGGCAGCCATGTTAAGTATTAACTTAGGGATTATGAACCTACTTCCATTACCTGCACTTGACGGTGGTCGTTTATTATTCTTTGGCTTTGAAGCTTTACGAGGAAAACCAATTGATCGTCAAAAAGAAGGAATTGTTCATTTTGTAGGAATTGTGCTACTAATGATCTTAATGGTGGTCGTTACATGGAACGATATACAAAGATTCTTCTTTTAA
- the rpsB gene encoding 30S ribosomal protein S2 codes for MSVISMKQLLEAGVHFGHQTRRWNPKMKKYIFVERNGIYIIDLQKTVKKLEEAYDFMRQVGQDGGKVLFVGTKKQAQEAIKDEAERSGNYYINQRWLGGTLTNFGTIQKRVARMKEIEKMEEEGTFEVLPKKEVIQLKKEHERLIKFLGGIRDMHDLPDVMFVVDPRKERIAVAEARKLNIPLVGIVDTNCDPDEIDYVIPANDDAIRAVKLLTAKMADALIESKQGEEEAPAVEAAAE; via the coding sequence ATGTCAGTAATTTCTATGAAACAATTACTTGAAGCTGGTGTACATTTCGGTCACCAAACTCGTCGTTGGAACCCAAAAATGAAGAAATATATCTTCGTTGAACGTAACGGGATCTACATCATCGACTTACAAAAAACTGTTAAAAAATTAGAGGAAGCTTATGACTTCATGCGTCAAGTTGGTCAAGACGGTGGTAAAGTTCTTTTCGTTGGTACGAAAAAACAAGCACAAGAAGCGATCAAAGACGAAGCTGAACGTTCAGGCAACTACTACATCAACCAACGTTGGTTAGGTGGTACTCTTACAAACTTCGGTACAATTCAAAAACGTGTTGCACGTATGAAAGAAATCGAAAAAATGGAAGAAGAAGGAACTTTCGAAGTTCTTCCTAAAAAAGAAGTAATCCAACTTAAAAAAGAACACGAACGTCTAATCAAATTCTTAGGCGGTATCCGTGATATGCACGATCTTCCAGACGTAATGTTCGTGGTTGACCCACGTAAAGAACGTATTGCGGTTGCTGAAGCTCGTAAATTAAACATCCCTCTAGTAGGTATTGTTGATACTAACTGTGATCCAGATGAAATCGACTACGTAATCCCTGCTAACGATGATGCTATTCGCGCTGTTAAACTTTTAACTGCAAAAATGGCTGACGCTTTAATCGAGTCAAAACAAGGTGAAGAAGAAGCTCCAGCTGTAGAAGCTGCTGCTGAGTAA
- the dxr gene encoding 1-deoxy-D-xylulose-5-phosphate reductoisomerase — protein sequence MKKISLLGATGSIGWQTYDILKDQRDAFQLVAFSSGRNIEKTREMIETLKPELVSVQLEEDACSLAKEYPQIQFTFGAKGLVEVATHPESTVLVNAVLGSVGLESTLAAIRMGKTIAIANKETLVTAGHLVMAEAKKHKATILPVDSEHSAIFQSMNGENPKNIERLIITASGGSFRDKTRDQLKHVTVADALNHPNWSMGAKITIDSATMMNKGLEVIEAHVLFDMPYDKIDVLLHRESIIHSLVEYHDTSVIAQLGTPDMRVPIQYALSYPDRIPLHNGQRLNLAQIGQLHFQEMDFERYPALRLAYEAGRMGGTILTAMNAANEAAVAAFLQGKITFLEIDETIERVMQAHQNIAVPDLQTILHVDSETRKIVLDMVK from the coding sequence GTGAAAAAAATTAGTTTATTGGGTGCAACTGGTTCAATCGGTTGGCAAACCTACGATATTTTAAAAGATCAACGTGATGCCTTTCAATTAGTGGCATTTTCATCAGGAAGAAACATTGAAAAAACTAGAGAAATGATTGAAACATTAAAGCCTGAGCTAGTGTCTGTGCAGCTTGAAGAAGACGCATGTTCACTTGCAAAGGAGTATCCTCAAATCCAGTTTACATTTGGGGCAAAAGGACTTGTTGAAGTTGCGACACATCCGGAGTCCACAGTTCTAGTCAATGCAGTGCTTGGAAGTGTGGGACTAGAATCAACATTAGCAGCTATTCGTATGGGAAAAACAATTGCTATTGCTAATAAAGAAACACTTGTAACGGCTGGTCATTTAGTGATGGCAGAAGCTAAAAAACACAAAGCAACTATTTTACCTGTTGATAGTGAGCACTCTGCAATTTTCCAATCAATGAATGGAGAAAACCCTAAAAATATTGAACGTCTAATTATTACGGCTTCAGGTGGTAGCTTCCGTGATAAGACTCGAGATCAATTAAAGCATGTTACGGTTGCTGATGCACTAAATCATCCGAATTGGTCTATGGGTGCAAAGATTACCATTGATTCCGCAACAATGATGAATAAAGGGTTAGAAGTCATCGAAGCACATGTATTATTTGATATGCCGTATGATAAAATCGATGTACTTTTGCATAGAGAAAGTATTATTCACTCTCTAGTTGAGTATCATGATACTAGTGTCATTGCTCAGTTAGGCACACCAGATATGCGAGTACCAATCCAATATGCTTTAAGCTACCCAGATCGTATACCGTTACATAATGGTCAGCGGCTAAATTTAGCACAAATTGGTCAGCTCCATTTTCAAGAGATGGACTTTGAGCGTTACCCAGCTTTGCGTTTAGCGTATGAGGCTGGACGTATGGGTGGTACTATTTTAACAGCAATGAATGCAGCAAACGAAGCAGCAGTTGCAGCCTTTTTACAAGGAAAAATCACATTCCTTGAAATTGATGAGACGATTGAACGTGTGATGCAAGCGCATCAAAACATTGCAGTACCAGATCTACAAACAATTTTACATGTGGACAGTGAGACAAGAAAAATAGTGTTAGACATGGTAAAATAA
- the frr gene encoding ribosome recycling factor: MTKQVLEQAKEKMNKTIAAFTRELASIRAGRANASLLDRIMVDYYGAPTPINQLGGVSIPEARLLVITPYDKTILGDIEKAIMKSDIGITPTNDGSVIRLMIPALTEERRKELVKQVKKEAEDAKIAVRNVRRDANDDLKKLEKAGEITEDDLRGYGDDIQKLTDEFIVKVDQVAKDKEKEILEV; this comes from the coding sequence ATGACTAAACAAGTATTAGAACAAGCAAAAGAAAAAATGAATAAAACAATCGCAGCTTTCACACGTGAACTAGCATCTATTCGTGCAGGCCGTGCAAACGCATCTTTATTAGATCGTATTATGGTTGACTATTATGGTGCACCAACACCAATTAATCAACTTGGTGGTGTATCAATACCGGAAGCTCGTTTATTAGTAATTACACCTTACGATAAAACAATTCTAGGTGATATTGAAAAAGCAATTATGAAATCAGATATCGGTATCACACCAACAAATGATGGTTCTGTTATTCGTTTAATGATTCCAGCTCTAACGGAAGAACGTCGTAAGGAGCTAGTAAAGCAAGTGAAAAAAGAAGCGGAAGATGCAAAAATCGCTGTACGTAATGTTCGACGTGATGCAAATGATGATTTGAAAAAACTTGAAAAAGCTGGCGAAATCACAGAAGATGATCTACGAGGCTACGGTGATGATATCCAAAAGTTAACAGATGAATTCATTGTGAAAGTAGATCAAGTAGCGAAAGATAAAGAAAAAGAAATTTTAGAGGTGTAA
- a CDS encoding isoprenyl transferase, translated as MFKKLLGKQINMDTLSLEERVDLAKSEPIPAHVAIIMDGNGRWAKKRAMPRVAGHHEGMKTVRKVTRFASDLGIKVLTVYAFSTENWKRPKPEVDFLMRLPVEFLGSFLPEMMERNVRVEMIGDPSLLPAHTQKALYEAMEETKHNTGLILNFALNYGSRSEMVNAMKMMLQKVQDGHLTMQDITEDCLTSHLMTAHLPEPDLLIRTSGEVRLSNFMLWQLAYTEFWFTDTLWPDFSEENLLEAVENYQKRNRRYGGLKGEETT; from the coding sequence ATGTTTAAAAAGCTATTAGGTAAACAAATAAATATGGATACACTATCATTGGAGGAGCGTGTGGACCTTGCTAAAAGCGAGCCGATTCCTGCCCATGTAGCGATTATTATGGACGGAAATGGACGTTGGGCGAAAAAACGAGCGATGCCACGTGTTGCTGGTCATCATGAAGGAATGAAGACAGTACGTAAGGTAACAAGATTTGCGTCAGACCTAGGTATTAAAGTCTTAACCGTATATGCATTTTCTACGGAGAATTGGAAGCGACCAAAGCCAGAGGTGGATTTTCTTATGCGACTACCAGTTGAGTTTTTAGGTTCCTTTCTACCAGAAATGATGGAGCGTAATGTACGTGTCGAAATGATTGGAGACCCATCTTTATTGCCTGCCCATACGCAAAAAGCATTGTATGAGGCAATGGAAGAAACGAAACATAATACAGGGCTTATCTTAAATTTTGCGCTAAATTATGGCAGTCGTTCTGAAATGGTCAATGCCATGAAAATGATGCTTCAAAAAGTGCAGGACGGTCATTTAACGATGCAAGACATAACAGAAGATTGCTTAACCTCTCATTTGATGACGGCTCATCTGCCTGAACCAGATCTATTAATTCGTACAAGTGGTGAAGTACGATTAAGTAACTTTATGTTATGGCAGCTCGCCTATACAGAATTTTGGTTTACAGATACATTGTGGCCAGATTTTAGCGAGGAAAACTTACTGGAAGCGGTCGAAAACTATCAGAAACGTAATCGCCGTTACGGTGGGTTGAAGGGAGAAGAAACAACTTGA
- the tsf gene encoding translation elongation factor Ts, which produces MANITAQLVKELREKTGAGMMDCKKALVQTDGDLEAAIDFLREKGLSSAAKKADRIAAEGTTYILEQGNEAIILEVNAETDFVAKNEKFQVLVASLAEQLLAAKPASVEAALELVNAEGVKIEDQISTAVATIGEKITLRRFEIKTKSDADAFGSYLHMGGRIGVLVTLEGSTDAAAAKDVAMHIAAINPTYVSRDEVSAEEVERERKVLTEQALNEGKPENIVAKMVEGRLGKYFEDVCLLDQTFVKNSDQKVRDFVASTGGSVNGFVRYAVGEGIEKREDNFAEEVMSQVKGN; this is translated from the coding sequence ATGGCAAACATTACTGCACAATTAGTAAAAGAATTACGCGAAAAAACTGGCGCTGGTATGATGGATTGTAAAAAAGCGTTAGTACAAACTGATGGCGACTTAGAAGCTGCAATCGACTTCCTACGTGAAAAAGGTCTTTCTTCAGCTGCTAAGAAAGCTGACCGTATCGCTGCTGAGGGTACAACTTACATTTTAGAACAAGGTAACGAAGCAATTATCCTAGAAGTAAATGCTGAAACTGACTTTGTTGCTAAAAACGAAAAATTCCAAGTATTAGTTGCTTCTTTAGCAGAGCAATTACTTGCTGCTAAACCAGCATCAGTAGAAGCTGCATTAGAACTTGTAAATGCTGAAGGTGTAAAAATTGAAGATCAAATTTCTACAGCTGTTGCAACAATTGGTGAAAAAATTACACTTCGTCGTTTCGAAATCAAAACTAAATCTGATGCAGATGCATTCGGTTCTTACTTACACATGGGCGGCCGTATTGGTGTATTAGTAACTTTAGAAGGTTCTACTGATGCTGCAGCTGCTAAAGATGTTGCTATGCACATCGCAGCAATCAACCCAACTTATGTTTCTCGTGATGAAGTTTCAGCTGAAGAAGTTGAACGTGAGCGTAAAGTATTAACTGAACAAGCTCTTAACGAAGGTAAACCAGAAAACATCGTTGCTAAAATGGTTGAAGGTCGTCTTGGTAAATATTTCGAAGATGTTTGCTTACTTGATCAAACATTCGTTAAAAACTCAGATCAAAAAGTACGTGACTTCGTAGCTTCTACTGGTGGTTCTGTAAACGGCTTCGTACGTTACGCTGTAGGTGAAGGTATCGAAAAACGTGAAGATAACTTCGCAGAAGAAGTAATGAGCCAAGTTAAAGGTAACTAA
- the pyrH gene encoding UMP kinase, which produces MSVPQYKRVVIKLSGEALAGEAGFGLSPKIIKAVAEEVKEVVDLDVEVAVVVGGGNIWRGKIGSEMGMDRAAADYMGMLATVMNSLALQDALEKLGIETRVQSSIVMTQVAEPYIRRKAVRHLEKKRVVIFAAGTGNPFFSTDTTAALRAAEIDADAILMAKNNVDGVYSADPKVDETAIKYDTLTYLDVIQQGLQVMDSTASTLCMDNDIPLIVFSITEPGNIKRAVQGEKIGTVVRRNA; this is translated from the coding sequence ATGAGTGTGCCGCAATATAAACGAGTAGTTATTAAATTAAGTGGTGAAGCGTTAGCTGGAGAAGCGGGCTTCGGTTTATCACCAAAAATAATCAAGGCTGTTGCAGAAGAAGTAAAAGAAGTAGTAGATCTTGATGTAGAAGTTGCTGTTGTTGTTGGTGGCGGTAATATATGGCGTGGGAAAATTGGTAGTGAAATGGGAATGGATCGTGCAGCAGCCGACTATATGGGGATGTTAGCAACAGTCATGAACTCTCTTGCTCTACAAGATGCTCTTGAAAAATTAGGCATTGAAACACGTGTTCAATCTTCTATTGTGATGACACAAGTAGCAGAGCCATACATTCGTCGTAAAGCAGTTAGACATTTAGAGAAAAAACGTGTTGTAATCTTTGCAGCAGGGACAGGTAATCCGTTCTTCTCTACTGATACGACGGCCGCATTACGCGCAGCAGAAATTGATGCAGATGCGATTTTAATGGCTAAAAACAATGTCGATGGCGTTTATTCGGCAGATCCAAAAGTGGATGAGACAGCCATTAAATATGATACACTCACATACTTAGACGTTATCCAACAAGGCTTACAAGTAATGGATTCAACGGCTTCAACTTTATGTATGGATAACGATATCCCGCTAATTGTTTTCTCAATTACGGAGCCAGGTAACATTAAACGTGCTGTACAAGGTGAAAAAATCGGAACAGTTGTTAGGAGGAATGCATAA
- a CDS encoding FliA/WhiG family RNA polymerase sigma factor, whose translation MTQPILNDEQKLWNRWIHERDPDAGDLLIKKYISLVSYHVQRIGAGLPKSVSRDDLTSLGMVGLFDALNKFDINRDLKFDTYASFRVRGAIIDGLRKEDWLPRSAREKAKKLDAQIERLEQKYMRHVTPEELAEHMNVPIEDVYQTVQEHFFSNVLSINEQQDQEEVEGKSFVIRDDTTKTPEQTVIKAELLEDLAENIQKLNEKEQLVLSLFYTEELTLTEIGEMLELSTSRISQIHSKALLKLRKLLSSEMINA comes from the coding sequence ATGACACAACCAATTCTGAACGATGAGCAAAAACTATGGAATCGATGGATACATGAGCGTGATCCAGATGCTGGTGATTTACTTATAAAAAAATATATTTCTTTAGTGTCTTATCATGTCCAACGTATTGGTGCTGGTTTACCAAAGAGCGTTTCACGAGATGATTTAACGAGTTTAGGTATGGTAGGACTTTTTGATGCTTTAAATAAGTTTGATATCAACAGAGATTTAAAATTTGATACATATGCTTCGTTTCGAGTGAGAGGAGCAATCATAGATGGTCTACGTAAGGAAGACTGGTTACCGCGTTCTGCGCGTGAAAAGGCCAAAAAATTAGATGCTCAAATTGAGCGATTAGAACAAAAATATATGCGTCATGTAACACCTGAGGAACTTGCGGAGCATATGAATGTACCAATTGAAGATGTTTATCAGACGGTGCAGGAGCACTTTTTTTCCAATGTTCTTTCCATTAATGAACAACAAGATCAGGAAGAAGTAGAAGGTAAGTCATTTGTTATTCGGGATGATACGACAAAAACACCCGAACAAACTGTTATTAAAGCAGAGTTGCTAGAAGATTTGGCTGAAAATATTCAAAAGCTCAATGAAAAAGAACAACTTGTACTTAGTCTATTTTACACAGAGGAATTAACATTGACTGAAATTGGCGAAATGCTTGAGCTATCAACATCACGTATTTCTCAAATTCATTCAAAAGCGCTATTAAAGCTAAGAAAGCTATTATCTAGTGAAATGATTAATGCGTAA